TCTTTTTGCTGGTTTTCCATGGCCACCGCCGATTCCTTGAAAAATACCGGCAGAACCACATTCCCGGCGGCATGAATTGCTTGGGCCAGTTTGCTGTCATTGTCCAGCCTCAACTGGGCTTCGCCGATGGCCTTTAGAAACGCCTGGCCCGCTTCTCCGGACTGATTTAAGAGGGTTTGACCGAATAAATTTTCAAGGCCGATTATTTCTTTTAGACCGATGCTTTCCTGGGGTTCACTGAGGATCAGACTAAAACCGATTACCTTTGGTTTGCCGGCAGAAATTTTACCGATCCCTTCGGCCATCAGCGACCTGGGCCACGGCCAGCGGCCGAGTTTTTCAATGGAATCATCGTCGATATCCACCAGAACGATATCGCTGGGGGACTCAGGATTGGCGCGTAAATTGATCATTACATCATAGAACTTGAATTCCAAGGTGTCGATGAACTCGACCCGGAAGAGTCCAAGCCCTAAAAAAAGGATCGTAATGCCCAGACCCCAGAAAAGCGCCGGATGCCGCTTAAAGATACTCATATTTGCCCCTCCTGAATGATGCCTTTCCGGTGTAGATAACGATCAAAATAGTTAGCCGTAATACGGTTGCAGGAATAACGGTTTGGGGCCGTTTAAAAAATCTTTTCCAATGCCAAACAGATTCGATTGACATGGAAACGAATCGTGTCATTGAATTTCATTAAAAATGGCGCAGCAGTTTCATGCAAAATTTGAGTAATTATAAATTTTTATATCGACAGGGGCCGTTTGTCAACGTTAAACCATACGGCGGCCGGATAGATAAATGTCCGGTTCGGTTCACTTTCCATACTGGCCTTTTGCGGTTGAATCTGATAAAAGTAATTCAGTGGAGATATAACCGATGCAGATACCGTCGAGACAGAAGTGCCTGAGTCTGATTCGCCAGATGAGCATGCTGGACCATATCGTGGTACATTCTTTTCAGGTATGCCGCGTGGCGATTTTTCTGGCAGATCATATGGGACCAGGGTCGAGCAGCTTAAGCCGCAATTTGGTTCAGGCCGCCGCCTTGCTGCATGATATCACCAAGACGCGCAGCTTTACCACCCGTGAAAACCATGCCCTTACCGGCGCGCAATTTCTCAATGAGATGGGGTATCCGGAAGTGGGGCATATCATCGAACAGCATGTTCGTCTGGACAGCTATGCGCTGTCCGATTTCCCAACGGAAGCTGAAATTGTCAATTATGCCGACAAACGCGTCCTGCACGACCGGATCGTTACGCTTAACGAACGCATGGCGTATATTCTGGAAAAGTATGCCACAGGACCGGAATACCGCGAGCGATTGCGATGGCTCTGGAAGAAAACGGAGGAGCTGGAGTTGAGACTTTTCAGCTACGTTTCCTTTAAACCGGAAGAACTCGGGAGACTGATCGATAATGAAAGCGATGTAAACGACTATTTGTCCCTATCCAGCCTCACTGCCGGCAAGTAATTTATTTTCCCCCTTCACTTTAAAATGCAGCACTTTATCTGTTCCTATAACTCAACAGTTCCTCATTACTCAATTCTTCATGAGGAACCAATCGATAATGCTTTTCGGATAAAATAGACACTCCCTTTTTGTCCTCCTCAAAAGAAAATAATGCAATTAAATTTTCATCCATAAATTGAGCAGCGGTAGGAATACAGACTAAATGGGGAAATTTTTCTAAACACATGGCTATATCTTGCTCAATCTGTACGATATTCAACTGGTCGCTTCCTCCTTTACCTTGAACAGGTAAAATGTATTGTATTCCTTTAAGATCCACCCCCACATAAAGTTCATCGGTTTCGATTTGTCCAATTCCTCTAACTGTCGTTCGGAGATGGTTCTGCAAGGAATAGCATGTAATTCCAGTGAAAATATCAATCAAGCGATTGTATCTTAACTTGGCGAGCAATGCTTGTTCATCATTCAAGGCATAACTGGCAATGATGCCAGGTGTGGCATCCGGTATTTTCGTCTCGGAAAGCATCGGATTGGGTGTGATTCTTGGGGAGGAAGCCAAAGCAAATTTATATTGAGATTGACCCATCGGCCTGATGATCCATTCGAGCCCTTTGGGTGCTTCCTTGCGAATAGATGCGGGCAACTCCGTCCTATATCGGAAGCTATAAATAATATCTCCGAGATTTTTCGGCAGTTTAATTCCCAACTCATTTGCCGTCTCCACTAAATCTTCACGTTTAAAAGAAACTTCCGAAGCACCTTTCGTATAATGTTTTTTAAACATCCTTTCGATTAATTGCGTGTATCGATTTTTGTTTGACATTTTATGCCCCTAATTTTTACCTTGCCATTTTAA
This genomic stretch from Desulfobacterales bacterium harbors:
- a CDS encoding HDIG domain-containing protein; this encodes MQIPSRQKCLSLIRQMSMLDHIVVHSFQVCRVAIFLADHMGPGSSSLSRNLVQAAALLHDITKTRSFTTRENHALTGAQFLNEMGYPEVGHIIEQHVRLDSYALSDFPTEAEIVNYADKRVLHDRIVTLNERMAYILEKYATGPEYRERLRWLWKKTEELELRLFSYVSFKPEELGRLIDNESDVNDYLSLSSLTAGK